The sequence CAACAATACTACACCTACAGCGGTAGCGCTATCCGGTGATGCAACCATCGCAAACTCAGGAGCACTAACGCTCGGTACAGGTGTAGTCAACTCAACGAAAATAACAGACGGTACAATCACAGATACGGATGTCTCCGGGACTGCCGCGATTCTAGGAACAAAAATTAGTCCGGATTTCGGTGCACAGAACATCGCTACAACAGGGAATCTAAATGCGGCCACGTTTTCCAATATTCTCCCAATCAGCGCGGCTAACGACATAGGCTCAAATACCAATCCCTGGGCAAATGTTTATTCAGTAGCCTTTCCAACTCCATCCGACTTTCGTCTAAAGAAGAATATCATTGACCTATCTTATGGTCTGAATGAGATTTTAAAACTAAGGCCGGTTTCTTATCAATGGAAAAAGAAACCCGAAACCGGGAATGTCCTAGGATTAATAGCACAAGAAATCAGAACTATCATTCCTGAAGTTGTCACTGAAGGACAGGACGAAAACAAAACTTTAGCAGTAAAGTATACTGAATTAATACCAGTCCTGATCAAGGCTATGCAGGAGCAACAGAAAATAATTGAACAACAGCGATCCGATTATTCTGCACTAAAAGCTCAACTTGACGTGCAAAACAAAACCTTTGCAGAAGAACTGAATCGGATAAAAAGCGCTCTGGGTATCGAGGTAAAAGCTAAAAAAGATTAACCTTATGAGACAGTTTCATTTGACTCAAAAAAGGCTCTCTCTGATAGCTATTGCTATTGGTTGTGCTTTTTCTCTTAGGGCCCAAACTCTTGTAAACCAAGGACAAGGTATTTACGTGAATGGAGTGGATTTTTCCATCGTTGGTAGTATTACAAATAGCGGTACTATTACCAACAACGGTATTATTACGATTTCCGGAAATTGGACTAACACCAACACGTACAACTTTGGAACAGGCACGTTCGTCTTGAATGGCAATGTGCCACAATTTATCGCACATAATGGCAATTCATTTTATAATCTTTCCCTGCTCGGAAATGGAAACAAAACGCTGCAGGGTGATGCGGATATTATTAATGATCTGAAATTCGGAAGTAGCCTCTTGACCACACAAGGTGGTGCAATAACGATCAGGCAGACGGCAACTATAACCAGTCCATCCCCTACTTCTTATGTTGACGGCTTGCTCTTTCAAGAAGGAACAGGAAAGAAATTTTTTCCCATTGGAAAAAACAACAATTACCTTCCGGTAACACTGGAAAATGTGAGTGGAGGCGCAACACCACCGTTGGTTGGAGTTGAAGCATTCGAACCAAACCCGGGAGCCACGGCTGGAGTTGATTTGGCTTCTGTTAGTATCATTCGATATTGGAGTTTAACTGAACGTGGTACACCGAGTTTTGCTGGTTCACCGGTGACAATGCCATTGCTTCCCGACGAAGACCTCAGTTCACCAAATGACATTGTGGTCGCAGCAGCACTAGCCCAAACCGGACCATACGTAAGTTTAGGGCAAGTATCTGTCACAGCTCCGGGGTCTGTAACAAGTTCATCCTCTCTTCTACCCGGAAGCTTCTTCGCTGCAGGAATCTTAAAAACAGATGCACCTTTAATATTCTTGCCAAATGTATTGTCTCCTACAGCTACCGATGATCGAGACAAGTCTATCAGGATATATGGCACCACAACCTTGATTTCACCCAGTGAATTTGATTTTAAAATATTTGGCAAGTGGGGAAACGTAGTATTTCAAAGCAGTTCCCTGACGGACATGGAGACCATAGGGTGGATCGGAGTTGACTCTGGGTCTGGCAATCTCGCAACCAATGGGGTTTATACATTCTCCCTCCGCGGAAAGTATACTAATGGCAAGCGTTTTGAGAAGAACGGCAACATAACGATGGTCAGATGAAAAAGCACTTATATCTACTCTGCATGATCGTCTGGATTGCGCCAGAACTTCATTCGCAAGATCCGCTGTTCTCACAGTTCTACTCAGCTCCTTTATTCTTAAATCCTGCACTGGCTGGAGCCGAAACCAATACCATTGTAAATGTAAACTACCGCACGCAATGGAACAGTTTACAAAATCCTTATAAGACAGCACAGGTTTCGTACATATACCCTTTGATCTTGAAAAACTCAAGACCGAGGCACATCGGAGGAATCGGTGGATCTGTATTTACTCAACAGGCTGGCCAGGATTATACTTTTAAAACTTTTGGATTTGTTGGCGGGGGTGCCTACAATCTTACCCTTGATAAATGGGGGAACAACTTTCTCTCTTTTGGACTTCAGGGGGGAGTTATTCAAAAGCAAATCACTATGGGCAACTTTAACTGGGGCTCGCAATACAATCCTTTCATAACGGGATTCGACAATTCAATTACCCCTACTGTTACAAACATAAATCAAATTATAACCTTCCCGGTCATTAACGCTGGACTTACACTTTTCCACAACAGCAAGAAACTGCAAAATAACCTTACCTCCTTTGTTGGTTTCGCTGTTTCCAATTTAAACAGTCCGAATGAGTCGCTCATTCGAAACTCCGACAGCCGATTGCCTTTTCTCTTCAAAGTACATGGGGGTATTAATGTTGCATTGAATGAACGCACCGTTCTCGCCCCTCAACTTTTATGGATGCAGCAAAATGGCATTAATCAAATTAATGTCGGAGCTTATGTATCGTATTCAACTTCCGATTCTAACAATCCCTTCGTGGCTACCGCGGGAGCCTGGTACAGAGTAAATGATTCATTCATTGCCTTGCTTGGTTTCACCAAATCAAAGCTTACTTACGGATTCAGTTACGATCTGAACACCTCTTCGCTACACTACTCTGCCTTTGGCCAAAGTACTTACGAATTGTCGGTTTCATACAGAATGCCAAGACTCAAGGAATTTAGGCGATTCTCAACACCCTTGATCTAATCGAACAAAATGACTCATTAAACACGACAGACTTTGAAAAATTTCGTTTTGATTATCGCTGCTCTTCTTTTTGCGTGCATTTCTTTTGCTCAAAAACCAGGTCGTTCATATGAGTTGGGAGACGAGGAATTCAAAGCCCATCGTTATCTGTCAGCCATCGAATTTTATAATAAGATTCTTGAAAATTCTCCCGATGACGTCCATGCCAATTACATGCTTGCCGAAAGCTATCGCCTCTCATTCAAGTATGATTTAGCGGAGCAGAAGTACAAAAAAGTGAAAGAAATTAATTCTGTGGATTACCCCCTGGCACTTTTTTATTTAGCCGTTACTGAGAAAATGAATAATAAGTACCAGGAGGCAATCGGCACTTTCGATGAGTTCATCAAGTATGCAAGGCAAAATGAATTTACTGATAAAGGGACCTTCTTACTTCAGGCTAAAATTGAAAAAGAAGGATGTGGCCTGGCTATTGAAAGATCCTCTTTACCATTCAAATCGTACAAATTAAACCAGCTTCCGGCTCCTGTCAATTCTGAGTTCAATGACTACGCTGCCTTTCCTTTTAACAATGATAGTTCCATCGCAATAACATCATCCCGGAAAAAATCGGTCGAGCTAGCAAAAGAATCTGTCTCAGGAGAAGAATTTACTGATTGCCTTCGTTTCCAAAAAAACCAGGAAGGATGGGTGCCCTACAAAAGCGATGACGATTTCGAAAAAATAAACGGAGAATCTAACGAAGGTGCAGGCGTCTATGCGAACAACTTCACAAAGTATTATTTTACGAAGTGCAGCGGATCTGATTGCAACATCTTTGTAACTACTTTTTCCAATGGCAAATGGCAACCCGAAATAAAACTGAACGATAACATCAACCAAAAAAACACCGAATCAAAGCACCCTGCCCTAAGCGTAAGCGGTGACACTCTTTTCTTTATATCCAATCGTCCGGGTGGGTATGGAATGAATGATGTCTACTATAGTCTTTCGAAGGGTGACGACCAATGGGGACAAGCAAAGAATTTGGGGAAAATAGTAAACACACCTTTTAATGAAGTTTCCCCTTTTTACTTCTCGACTGAAAAAATCCTGATCATCGCATCTCAGGGCCATCCAGGATATGGAGGTTTTGATTTCTTTATAGTTCGGGATCCCTTTTCTGGTCAGGGAGTGGAAAACATGGGTAAGCCGTTCAATTCAGAAATGGACGATATCTGCTTTATGACAGGTCGTTCGAGGGGCTATTTATCTAGCAATCGACCGGGCGGAAAGGGCAATTTTGATATCTACTCTTTTGACATCTATTCTGATAATTCCATTATCGCCAGCCTGGAAAAGAACGAGGATAAAAATGACACGACGGTATTGGCTGCCAACCCTCAGGCGGTGTCCACTAACAATAAAACTGTCGACAACAAAATAGTTGACAATAAGGCTGCGAATAATAATACAGCGGATGACAAAACTGTTGCTTACACAGCGAGCAATGATAAAAAAAGTAAAGAAGTAGGCCAGATAAATACGTTCAACACCAACGGTGCTAAAAGTCTTTCGATCAGCGGCAATTTATATGACTTTGGATCAGGGAGACCCCTAGAAGGTGTTGAAGTTGCTTTGGTCAATGAGAGAGGAGTCGAATTGACAGTTACGACCAGCAACAAGGATGGATTCTTCAGGTATACTGAGATACCAACAGATCAACGTTATAGAGTCATTGTAAAAAGTCGGGCCACCAGTGTTTACAATCTGGAAAAAATCAGTGTAAAAGGTTTGAAGGTTGAAAGTTTTACAGGCCTGGCGTCCATTTCAAAATTTGAGAATATCTATTTTGATTTCGATCAATTTAAACTCAGGCCTGAGGCTACGAAGACATTGGACGAATTAAGCGAATTATGCAAATCAAACCCCTCAGTTCAGATTGAAATAGATTCTTATGCCGATTTCGTTGGCAACGATGAATACAATGAGAAGTTGAGTAAAAAAAGAGGCGCGACTGCATTCCAATATCTTTTGAAAAAAGGAGTTGACAGATCTTCGCTGGTCGTAATTGCTAAAGGGGAAAAGAACCCGGTCGCCTCAAATCAAACCCTCACAGGCAGGCAACTCAACAGAAGAATCGAATTCAAGATAAAGGGATTGGACGCGCAGCCGGTAGCATCAACTTATATTATCGAGCCAAAAATGACGTTATACAGTATCGCAAAAAAATATAGCGTAAGTATTGATGATTTACGAAAAGCGAATGGTCTTATCAATAATAATATAATGGCATACCGGCCATTGAGAATTCCTATAAATAATCTCAATGCGAAGACGCTGGCGGATGAAATTGTTACCCTTAACAGCAATGCACCAGCAAGATCAAACGCTCCTCAGACGTACAGGGTAAAACATGGTGATACGGTGTTCTCAATCGCAGTAAAATTTAACATGACCGTTCAAAGGTTGTTCGAATTAAATAATATCGAGAACGGTCTCATTAAATCAGGGCAGCGATTGAAAATTGAATCCAGACCGTAATCCATCTTTACAATACCACAACATAGTTATCTCAACTATTTAGGGCGTTTTTTTTATATTGAGCTGCTGCAGGTGCAAACTTTTTTAATTTGACCCGTTAGAAGCCTTTATGCGTTCCCTCCCAATCGCAGTTTTAGTTGCTGTAATCTGTTTTAACACTCAAGCCCAAACTACCATCCGGGCCAACGTGATAGATAGTTTAAGTCGGCAGCCGGTAGCATTTGCCAATATTTCTTTGGAGGACGGTCGCACAGGGACCACTGCAGAGATCGAGGGAAAATTCGTATTGAACATACCGACCAATTACTCCGGTGCCATTTTTGTCTCACACGTGACTTATCAAAGGCGGGTAATACCGCTTTCTTATTTCAAAAATCACCAGAGTATTTCTTTGTTACCTGCATCAAACGTATTGCAAGAGGTGGCTGTCACTGCGAAAAAAGAAGAGAACCCCGCTTTCCGGATCATCCGGCAGGCAGTTGCTCACAAGAAGGACCATGACCCTGACTACCTCAAGTCGTATGAGTATATCTCTTACAATAAATTCCTGGTGACGATGAGTGCTGCCAAGCGGCCCTATGACTCTGTGATTGCGCGGATCAAAAATCCTGACTCCGTCAAGCAAGTCAAGGCAAGAAAAGAATATACCAGTTTCGATAGCTTGTTAAGAACCACTCATTTCTTCCTGAGCGAATCCGTAACCGAAAAGCAAAAGATCAACCCTAACAAGGAAAAAGAAAAATTACTGGCATTACAAGTCTCAGGTTTCAAAAGCCCGCTCTTTACTAATGTAGCCACCGATTATCAGCCTTTCTCTTTTTATAAAGACAATATCTCCTTGTTGGGAAAAGATTATATCAATCCTGTGAGCCGGGGAACATTCGGGCGATATGAATTCATTTTGAGCGACACAACTTATGACGGCAACGACACAACTTACATCATCAAATATCACCCCAAGACAAACAGTTTTTTCAATGGACTGAAGGGAGTCCTCTCCATTTCAACAGATGGTTTTGCCATCAAAAATGTAATAGCCTCCTCCACCGACTCATTGGCATTCATTAATATTCTCATTCAACAGAATTATGAGAAAATAAATAACCAATGGTTTCCTGTACAGCTCAATACTGACATGCGGTTGTATCAGTACAAGTATTTTGGCCGCTTTATGATGATGCAGCACCGCAGTTTTCTTAAAGAAATAAAGATCAATCCGCCTTTGAGAGCATCTGCCTTTGGCGATGTCAAGCTTGAGCTTACGATACCTAAGGCCGAAGAAAACAAGAGCACACTCGATCGCTTTCGCAACGTCACACTCGACCACAAGGAAGCCAGGACCTACAAGATGATGGATTCCATTGTGAAAAAGACTTCATTGAGAATCGACGACATCATAGAAATGGTGGTCACCCAGGCCGTTCCACTCGGTTTGCTCGAACTGGATTTGAACCGAATTTCCAAGATCAACCAATACGAAAGCATCCGGTTGGGTGCCGGAGTATTCACGAGTGATCGCTTCTCTAAGTGGTTCCGCCTTGGAGGATATGCCGGTTACGGTTTCCGCGATCAGCAATGGAAATATGGTGGAGACGTTCGGTTCAACTTCAGTCAGAACAAAGATTTCTTCATTAAGTTTTCGTATTCTAAAGACATTTACGAAACAGGAATGTCTCATATCAATAATGAAGGGCAACTGTTAGGCTCTGAAAGCTTCCGCACATGGAATGCGTACCAATATGATCGTGTGGAGTTTTACAAAGGGGAAATCGGCTACCGAATATTTCCTGATGTACACGCAACCGCTTTCGTATCACGGAGTGAAATCACTCCTACGTACAACTATCAGCTTCAACTTGAAGGTGAAACGCTTGATAGATTCAGAGTCGCTGAAACTGGAATTACCATGCGCTATGTCCATGATGAAAGTTACATGAGCCTTCGTGGCAAGAAAGTCTTCGTGGGCCAACGCTTTCCTGTTTTCACGCTTTCTGTTTCAAAAGCCGCCCCTTTGTATGACGCACAAAATTTCACATACTCACGGGCTGACTTCACGGCAAAACTTCAGCGCAAGCATCGTTACGGTGGCAAAACTCGTTTCTTTCTGACGGCTGGATGGATCGATGGCATTGCTCCCTATGGTAAACTGTACAATGGTCGTGGTGCACGATCAACCAGTTATCTCGTTGAAAACTTCTTCCAGTCGATGGGACTTTATGAATTTACGGCATCAAAATATGCCTCCGTTTTTATGTCTCACAATTTCGGGAACGTTCTATTGAACAAAAAATTCTCTAAACCCGAACTGGTTCTTTATCATCATATGGGAATCGGCCAGCTCGACAACCAGCAAATTCAAAGTGGCATCCCTATGCAGGGTTTCGACAAGGGATATGTTGAGTCAGGTCTGGGATTGAATAACCTGATTCGCGGAAATTATGCCAAGGTTGCCTATTGGGGATTTGGTGGAGCTTTGTTCTACAGGTACGGCCCCTATCAATTCGCACAGTCGAGCGATAACCTTGTTGCCCGTATGAATTTTAGCCTCACTTTTTGATTTTAGGCCTAACACCCATTCGGTAACATTTAGTTAACTTCACGGCCGTAAAAAGTCGTTATGCATTTTTCTAAAATCATCGGCCTTGGTCATCATGTGCCTGACACCGTCATCACCAACGAATACCTCTCTAACCTCATGGACACTAATAATGAGTGGATCGTGGAGCGAACAGGCATCAAAGAACGCAGGTGGATAAATCCGGAACAGGACACAGTTGCGAACATGGCCGCCAAGGCTACGCGTATGGCCCTGCAGCGAGCCAAGCTCACAGAAAATGATATCGATTTCATTGTATTCGCTACTATCACACCCGACTATTTCTTCCCGGGATCAGGAGTCCTCTTGCAACGCGAACTTGGGCTTGATGGAAGAATAGGAGCGCTGGATATTCGCAACGCTTGTTCAGGATTCATCTATGCACTTTCGGTAGCAGACCAGTTCATTAAGACTGGTATGTACAAAACGATATTGGTTGTAGGTGCTGAAATCCAATCGACTGCCCTCGATATTACAACCCGGGGCCGCAATACTGCAGTTATTTTTGGTGATGGTGCCGGAGCCGCAATTATTCAGCGTTCCGATAAGCCTGGTGTTCTCTCGACTCACCTCCATTCTGATGGTCGTTTTGCTGAAGAACTCTATGTAAAAGACCCAGGCAGCAGCCGCCCACATGCTGAACGCCAGCCAGAACAAATACTTGATACTACAACTTTCAAAGTGGTTATGAATGGCAACCAGGTTTTCAAACATGCTACCACACGCTTCATGGAAGTAATCCAGGAGGCACTCGACCAGAATAATGTGAAAAAAGAAGAAATTAACCTGCTGGTGCCTCACCAGGCCAATCTCCGGATCAGTCAATACATTCAGCAAAAACTGGCGCTACGCGATGACCAGGTTTACAATAATATCATGCGTCTTGGCAACACTACCGCAGCCTCCATCCCTATCGCTTTAAGCGAAGCCTGGGCAGAAGGAAGAATCAAAGAAAATGACGTACTTTGTTTGGCCGCGTTTGGCAGTGGCTTTACCTGGGCTTCTGCGTTGATCCGCTGGTAAATTTTTCATCCAAGCGTCAATAGTTGTCAGTTAATCGCCAACCGGTCAATTGATGATGAGGGCGATTAGCACACAACGACAAACCAACAAATGAAGACAACTTCCTATAATCCCAGTCCTCTCGAAGTAGATTTAGCCAATGCTCTTTTTATTCTGCAAAAGGAAATTCAAAAGCATTTGCAGGATAATGAGATAATTCACGTAGAAACGAATATCAACAGGGACAACCCGATGGTAAAATTTAATTTGCTCGATAAGGACGGTGACCCGCATGAGATCGTGGTTCGTATTGTACAGATACCGGATAAATTTTAAAACTGCCGATAGAAAAACACAAGCTTCAAGAGGGCATTAGAACACTGATTTTGCTGTCCGAAATTTGCAACATAAAACTCAAGCAGACGTTGTTTAAGAGATGAAGAAGAAATTAATCGTTGTTTCTGTTGTTTTTGCAGGGTTGGCTCTCTTCTCGTTCACCCCTCCCGCTGATCGCTTTTTCGAAATCGCCAAAAACCTAGAAATATTCGGTTCCCTTTTCAAAGAGGTAAATTCCCTTTACGTGGATGAC is a genomic window of Cytophagales bacterium WSM2-2 containing:
- the fabH2 gene encoding 3-oxoacyl-[acyl-carrier-protein] synthase 3 yields the protein MHFSKIIGLGHHVPDTVITNEYLSNLMDTNNEWIVERTGIKERRWINPEQDTVANMAAKATRMALQRAKLTENDIDFIVFATITPDYFFPGSGVLLQRELGLDGRIGALDIRNACSGFIYALSVADQFIKTGMYKTILVVGAEIQSTALDITTRGRNTAVIFGDGAGAAIIQRSDKPGVLSTHLHSDGRFAEELYVKDPGSSRPHAERQPEQILDTTTFKVVMNGNQVFKHATTRFMEVIQEALDQNNVKKEEINLLVPHQANLRISQYIQQKLALRDDQVYNNIMRLGNTTAASIPIALSEAWAEGRIKENDVLCLAAFGSGFTWASALIRW